ACGGTGGTTGAGGGGATGTTGCACCCCGCATGGGCGCTCGGATTCCTGGCCAACGACGCTATAGCGTTCCCCAACCTCGATGCCGACATTCCCCAGGGCCCTCTTGCCAGCTCGCCGGACATGTGGCGCACGTTGCTGGCCGGTTCCTACGAACCCACCGATTGGGACGACATCCGGGACCTCCGCGAGCGCTGGAACGGTCCGATCGTGCTGAAAGGCGTAGTGAACGCGAACGACGCCGGGCTCGCAGCTTCCATGGGAATCGATGCCATCCAGGTCAGCAACCACGGTGGACGGCAGCTGGACCATATGGCGGCACCCCTGGACGTCCTGCCGGAGATCGTTGCCAAGACCGCCGGTCGGATGGAAATCATCGTCGACGGCGGCGTCCGCCGGGGCTCCGACGTGGTCAAGGCCCTGGCCCTCGGCGCGGACGCCTGCTCCATCGGGCGCCCCTACCTGTACGGCCTAGCTGCCGCCGGCCAAGCCGGCGTGGAGCACGTCCTGAAAATGTTCACCGCCGAAATGACCCGCACCATGATGCTCCTCGGAGTCTCAACCATCGAAGAACTGCGGGCGGAAGGCCGGGACTTGATCCGGCACCGCAACGAAGCATTCGCCCGCAACCAACCCAACCGTATCCCCGAGGCCCCTTTGGCCTTGCAGAAATGAGGAACCCGACATGAACAATCCAACAGCGGCTCTCCGCGCGAAACCCGGCTTGTCGGCCGTCGTCGCCACTGCTGCGCTGATGCTGGCGGTGACGGCGTGCAGCCCCACTGGCAACGCATCGGCGTCGAACCCGTCCGGCGACGCTGCCGCAGCGGGCACCGGCGTCCCGGCGCTGGAAGTCAACCAGGCCGCCGTCGACCTTCTGCCCGAATCCATCAAGGCTTCCAAGGTGCTGCGCGTGGCTATCCCCACCAATGAACCCCCAACGCAGTTCTACCGCGAAGGCACCCAGGAAATGACCGGAACCAACCCGGACGTGGCCCGTCTCATCGGTGAGGCATTGGGTGTCAAAGTGGACATCCAGGTGGCCAACTTCGATTCCATCATTCCCGGCCTTGCCGCCAACCGGTACGACATGACCGTCTCCTCGATGACCCCCACTGAGAAGCGCATGGAAGTCCTGGACTTTGTGGACTACATGCAGATCGGCAACGCCATTGCCGTCCCGAAGGGCAACCCGGGCGGCATCAAGGACGAAAATGCGCTCTGCGGCAAGAAGGTCGGGCTCCTTACGGGTTCGTACCAGCTGACGGTGAACGTTCCTTCCTATGACGAAGCCTGCGCGGCCGCCGGTAAGGACGCTATCCAAAGGAGCGAATTCCAAGACACCCGGCAGGCAATCTCGGCACTGACCAGCGGGCGTCTCGACACCGTGTTGGCCGACTCGCCCATCTTGAACTTCGCGGCCACCCAAAACCCGGGCATCGAGGTGGCCCGGACGTACGAGTTCGCGCCTGTTGGTGTGGGGGTGCCGAAAGACTCCGGCCTGGTGAAGTCGGTCTCCGCTGCCCTGGACGCGGTGATCAAGAGTGAGTCCTACACCAAGGTCCTTGGGAAGTACGGCCTTGAGACCAGCGCCATCACCGACGCACGCGTCAACTTCGCCCAGTGATGAATTCGAGTAGAGAGGTGACGGCTGTGCAGAAGCAATCCTCAGTCCCCGGCACCGGGAAGCCGACGACAGCTTCGGCGGACTCAATTCCCGTGGTGCCGCTGAAGCACCCTGTCCGCTTGGTCCTTGCAGCGGTGCTCATCCTGGTGGCGCTCAGTGCGGCGTGGGATGTCGCAGTGAACGAACGGTACCGCTGGGATGTTGTGGTGTCCTACCTGTTCGCCCCGCAAATCCTTGCCGGCGCAGGTTTAACGCTTGTTTTGACCGTGGTTTCCATGACCGTGGGCATCGCGCTGGGCACACTGCTGGCGATCATGCGGCTCTCCGACAACCCGATCCTCAGCACCATCAGCCGGGCGTACATCTGGTTCTTCCGCGGAACGCCGCTCCTGGTCCAGCTGATCTTTTGGTACAACATTGCTGCGCTCTACCCTGTGATCGCGTTCGGACTGCCCTTTGGTGGACCGTCGGTGGTGCTGGGATCAGCGAACGTGCTGATCTCCCCGCTGGGTGCCGCGCTCCTGGGCCTGTCGCTGAACGAAGCCGCGTACATGGCGGAGATCATCCGCGGTGGCATCGGCTCGGTGGACAAGGGCCAGTACGACGCCGCCCGGGCCTTGGGAATGAGCGGCGGCAAGCTCATGAACAGGGTGATCCTGCCCCAGGCCATGCGCGTGGTTCTGCCTCCCACCGGCAACCAGGTCATCTCGATGCTCAAGGGCACGTCCTTGGTGAGCGTCCTGGCGATCTCGGACCTGCTCTATTCAGCCCAAATCATCTACGCGAACAACTACCAGACCATTCCGCTGCTGATTGTGGCCAGCCTCTGGTACCTGCTCATGACTACTGTCCTGAGCTTCTTCCAAAACAAACTCGAACGCCGGTACGGCCGCGGATTCGACTCTGCGCCGCGACGGATCCGCAAGCCCAAGACAAGGACAGCATGATGACTACCGCCATGGTGGAAGCCCGGGGAGTCCGGAAGAACTTCGGCGTTATCGAAATCCTCAAAGGCATAGACCTCCGGGTTGAGAAGGGATCGGTGACCTGCCTGATTGGCCCGTCCGGTTCCGGCAAGACCACCTTCCTGCGCTGCATCAACCACCTGGAGAAGGTCGACGCCGGCCGGCTCTACGTGGACGAGCACCTGGTGGGCTATGCCGAACGCAACGGGAAGCTCTACGAAATGAAGGAACGCCAAACGGCCCGCTCACGGCTCAACGCCGGCATGGTGTTCCAACGCTTCAACCTTTTCCCCCACATGACCGTGCTGGAGAACATCATCGAGGCACCCGTCCACGTGCTCGGCCGGCCCCGGCGCGAGGTGGTCGTGGAAGCGCAGGCACTCCTGGACCGGGTAGGCCTGGGCAACCGCGGGCACTCCTACCCCCAGGAACTCTCCGGTGGGCAGCAGCAGCGCATCGCGATCGCAAGGGCGCTGGCCATGAAGCCGAAACTGATGCTCTTCGATGAGCCAACCTCGGCGCTGGACCCCGAATTGGTGGGTGAAGTCCTGGACGTCATGAAGTCCCTGGCAGAGGCCGGAATGACCATGGTTGTGGTGACGCATGAGCTCGGTTTCGCCCGGCAAGTGGCTGACCAGGTGGTGTTCATGGATGGCGGCGTGGTGGTCGAAAGCGGCCCTCCGGAGAACGTCCTGGACAACCCGCAGCAGGAGCGCACCAAGGCGTTCCTCTCGAAAGTCCTCTAGCAATACCCTTCCATCGGAACGAAAGGCACTACATGTCCCGCCAGCAAGTCGTCACCAGCCTCGCGCCCAGCCCGGCCGGTCCGTACTCCCAAGCCATCGTGGCCAACGGCTTCCTCTTCACTGCAGGCCAGACGCCGCACGACCCCGTCACCGACGAGCGCGTTGGCATCACCATCGAGGAACAAACCATCCAAGCCATGACGAACCTCGGAGAAGTCCTCAGCGCGCACGGCCTGGATTTCTCCCACGTGGTCAAAGCGACTGTTCACCTGCACCACCCCGGGCGCGACTTCGACGGCTTCAACAGAGTCTACGAAAAATACGTTGTAGCCCCATACCCGGCCCGCACCACAGTCGGATCATTTCTGGGCGACTTCCTGGTGGAGATAGATGTGGTCGCGGTTCTTCCGTAGTCAGTTGCGGCTCGCGTTTTCCTGCCGTGATTTACCCAGTGAACGACGCCGGTCCAACTCGCAGTTGATCAGCTCCAACAGCGCTTGGGCCGGCTCGGACAGGTGGTGGGTATCCGGGGAGCCAAGCTGATCGCAGTGGAGGAGGACGTGGCGGATCCGTTCCAGTTCGCGGGATGGCACCAGGGGCCAGCGGTGGAACAATTGCCTGACCGCTATCGCTCCAAGGAGGGCGTCGGGTTTGTTGGCTACGCCGTGCGTGCCGTGGTTTGCGGCTGCTCTTCGTCGAGCAACGCTGGCCGCGGAAGGAGGGACACCGTGGGCCATGAGGATCTCGGCCTTCAGTGAATTGGGGGCCATGGGGACCTCCCGGAGTAGAGCGATGTAAGCCGTCTGCGTGACTTTGAATTCAGCTTACAGAATGTGAGTTATCTCACGCCAATTTTTATGTGCGGCTTCCGCCGCCGCAGAGGACAAGGGTATAGTCGGCCCATGCTCTCCCTGCGTCGATTTACCTGCCCCCGACCGGTCTCCGGTCGCGAGGGCTGTTCGGCGCGCGCCTAGGTCCTGGCACGGAGTGAGTCGGGGGAAACCCACTCATTCCGACCCTTAAGGACCAGCTATGCCCTCTTATCCCAGCCCCAACGAGCTTCATCACGCCCTGACTGTCAGGGACCTATCCAACCCGGACCACGGCCCCCACGCCATGCAGATACTCCTGCGCGACGTGGTGGATGCGCTTGGAACTCTCTGGGGAGTGCCCGAACGGATTGTCCGGCACAGCCCTTTGGTGAGTGTCGCTGACAACTACGATCGTTTGGGTTTCAGCCATCTGGACGTCACCCGCGACCAAAAGTACTCCCGCTATGTCAGTCCTACCGTCATGCTGCGCAGCCACACATCAGCTTCCATCCCGTCGCTGTTGCGGGACGTGGCACCTGAGGAGTCACTGGACGAACTGTGGGCTCTCCCTGGCTTGGTCTACCGACGTGATTCCATTGACCGCACGCACGTTGGGACACCACACCAAGTGGACTTGTGGCGGATCAGTTCACGGATAACGCTCGGTACGGGTCATTTGCAGGAAATGGTCGGCGTCCTGGTGGCGGCCGTACTGCCGGGGGCGGAGTGGAGGGCGGTTCCCGCAGTTCACCCCTACACGCAAGAAGGGCTGCAGATCGATGTCCTCATGGATGGCGAGTGGCTGGAACTCGCGGAGTGTGGGCTCGTGGCTGCCCACCTTCTGCTGGGCGCGGGCCTGGACGCCGGGAAGTGGTCGGGCCTGGCCCTGGGGATGGGCCTGGATCGCGCGTTGATGCTTCGCAAGGGGATCCCGGACATCCGGTTGCTCCGTTCCTCGGACCCCAGGATCCAGCAACAGATGACCCACCTCGATCCCTGGAAGCCGGTGTCCCAGATGCCGTCCATCAGCCGGGATCTCTCGCTGGTGGTTGGAGCAGGCATGGATGCTGAATTGCTGGGCGACAAGGTGCGGAGGGCTCTGGGTGACCGCGCTGAGGACCTGGAAAGCGTGGAGCTGCTCGCCCTCACTCCGGGCGAATCGCTTCCCCCGGCTGCCCGGGAACGCCTCCGCATCCTCGACGGCCAGTCCAATGCCCTGATCCGCGTGGTGATGCGTCCACTCGCGGAAACCATGACGGACCGCCAAGCCAACCGGGTCCGGGACGACATCTACCTGGCCGTGCACGAAGGTCCGGTCAAGGAACTCATCACGGGATAGCAGGCGAAGGCGGCGGCGCAGGATGTCTGGTGGCTTTAGGCCGACAACAGATCGTTAACGTAGCGGTTTAGAGATACGCCTTGTTCCTGGGCTGCTACGGCCAAGCGGCGGTGCTTCTCGGGGGTAATGCGCACTCGGAGGTTGCCGCTGTAGTTGCGGTCCGCGAAGGGCAGCGGTACATCCTCACCGTTCCCCTGCAGATCGGCAACAACTTCCTGGAGAAGTCGGTCCAATCCGAGCAGAGCTTCTACCTGGTCTTCAGCTAACCAGGACAGAGAAGGAAACTCGGCTACAGTAGCGACGAATTCCTCGTCTTCTGGTGACCAAGCGACTGAGTAGCGGTAGCGGGAAGCGATTGAGGCGTTATTAGGACCTGGCATTGCCTTGTTCCTTCAATTTATCGATAGCTTCTATTACTTGCTTGACTTGATACGGCTTTGCCTTGCCGCTTTTGTCTTGAATGTTGATTCGGGGGTCGCCTTGCCATGGGGTCCTGAAAACGGTGTGGCTTCCACCTGTGGTCCGGGCATTGCCGAAGTAGTGCTCACAGATCTTCACGAGGTCTGAGAAGCTCACGTTCTGCGCAGATTCCCGGATCTTTTCTTCAATTTTTTTTGACTCCCCCCATGACTCCTATGGTTCCACTATTGGTACCAAAAACACAACCCTCCTTTCGGCGACTTGCAGTGCAGCCCCGGCACCAGAACGGCTCTACGCCCTCCGGCGCCAAAAGCTAGCGCCCGGCCGCCACCCGCCCGGCCGACACCCGTCCGGCCAGCACCGTCCGGGCCCGCACCGTGATCGCGGCACCGAGGACCAAGGCAGCAGCGACGGCCGCAGCAATCGCCGTCGGGAAGGACTCGGGTGCGTCGGAGCTGCGGCCAACCGTAATCCACGCGAGGCCCCATGCGATGGCTGCCGCCAGGGCGATGCGTCCGTGACCCTTGATTGCCAAGGCGATTCCGACGACGGCCACCACTGCCAGCACCGCCACGGACCAGATCTCGGGTCGCAGCCCCAATCCCGCAAAGCCTGACGCCTTTAAAGCCGCAGCTATGTTGGCGCACACCGCCACGCTGGTCCAGCCCAGGTACAGCCCCAGAGTCCCGTCCACCACCACAGCCTCGACCCACGAGCCGGCCCGGGTCCGGCTGTACCGCAGGAAGGCCAGGACCAAGGTAACCAGGAGGGCCAGGATCACCAGGACGCTGACGAAGAGCCAATCAGCCTGCACGGACAAAATCCACGCAGCGTTCAGGATCATGGAAACCGACACGATCCAACCAAGCGAGCGCTGCCGCTCAGAGGACCGTTGGG
This Paenarthrobacter sp. GOM3 DNA region includes the following protein-coding sequences:
- a CDS encoding RidA family protein, with amino-acid sequence MSRQQVVTSLAPSPAGPYSQAIVANGFLFTAGQTPHDPVTDERVGITIEEQTIQAMTNLGEVLSAHGLDFSHVVKATVHLHHPGRDFDGFNRVYEKYVVAPYPARTTVGSFLGDFLVEIDVVAVLP
- a CDS encoding amino acid ABC transporter permease, with product MQKQSSVPGTGKPTTASADSIPVVPLKHPVRLVLAAVLILVALSAAWDVAVNERYRWDVVVSYLFAPQILAGAGLTLVLTVVSMTVGIALGTLLAIMRLSDNPILSTISRAYIWFFRGTPLLVQLIFWYNIAALYPVIAFGLPFGGPSVVLGSANVLISPLGAALLGLSLNEAAYMAEIIRGGIGSVDKGQYDAARALGMSGGKLMNRVILPQAMRVVLPPTGNQVISMLKGTSLVSVLAISDLLYSAQIIYANNYQTIPLLIVASLWYLLMTTVLSFFQNKLERRYGRGFDSAPRRIRKPKTRTA
- a CDS encoding tryptophan-rich sensory protein, which codes for MAPRSSDLARQTTVTASLVICIVGSMIGVGVFGGTPIEQAAGGALAAGSTLLAPATPAFSIWSVVYAGLFAFTVWQWLPSQRSSERQRSLGWIVSVSMILNAAWILSVQADWLFVSVLVILALLVTLVLAFLRYSRTRAGSWVEAVVVDGTLGLYLGWTSVAVCANIAAALKASGFAGLGLRPEIWSVAVLAVVAVVGIALAIKGHGRIALAAAIAWGLAWITVGRSSDAPESFPTAIAAAVAAALVLGAAITVRARTVLAGRVSAGRVAAGR
- a CDS encoding toxin-antitoxin system HicB family antitoxin, whose translation is MTPEKHRRLAVAAQEQGVSLNRYVNDLLSA
- a CDS encoding alpha-hydroxy acid oxidase codes for the protein MKIKDIKALASLQGPARSTAERLSRKCYSVEDMRKLAAKRLPKSIFEYIEGGGEDEVSLRRNRSSFDDWSFLPKWGSVDNLDLSTTILGGPSAMPVTLSPTGGTRLFHPEGESAVARAALTAGIPYGLAHLSTTTMEAVSAAAPGLRRWFNLEPTSDKGLLQAVLDRVSNAGYEALLVNVDCRAIGHRERDYRNGFTAPPSIKPKTVVEGMLHPAWALGFLANDAIAFPNLDADIPQGPLASSPDMWRTLLAGSYEPTDWDDIRDLRERWNGPIVLKGVVNANDAGLAASMGIDAIQVSNHGGRQLDHMAAPLDVLPEIVAKTAGRMEIIVDGGVRRGSDVVKALALGADACSIGRPYLYGLAAAGQAGVEHVLKMFTAEMTRTMMLLGVSTIEELRAEGRDLIRHRNEAFARNQPNRIPEAPLALQK
- the srmL gene encoding PheS-related mystery ligase SrmL gives rise to the protein MPSYPSPNELHHALTVRDLSNPDHGPHAMQILLRDVVDALGTLWGVPERIVRHSPLVSVADNYDRLGFSHLDVTRDQKYSRYVSPTVMLRSHTSASIPSLLRDVAPEESLDELWALPGLVYRRDSIDRTHVGTPHQVDLWRISSRITLGTGHLQEMVGVLVAAVLPGAEWRAVPAVHPYTQEGLQIDVLMDGEWLELAECGLVAAHLLLGAGLDAGKWSGLALGMGLDRALMLRKGIPDIRLLRSSDPRIQQQMTHLDPWKPVSQMPSISRDLSLVVGAGMDAELLGDKVRRALGDRAEDLESVELLALTPGESLPPAARERLRILDGQSNALIRVVMRPLAETMTDRQANRVRDDIYLAVHEGPVKELITG
- a CDS encoding amino acid ABC transporter ATP-binding protein, which gives rise to MTTAMVEARGVRKNFGVIEILKGIDLRVEKGSVTCLIGPSGSGKTTFLRCINHLEKVDAGRLYVDEHLVGYAERNGKLYEMKERQTARSRLNAGMVFQRFNLFPHMTVLENIIEAPVHVLGRPRREVVVEAQALLDRVGLGNRGHSYPQELSGGQQQRIAIARALAMKPKLMLFDEPTSALDPELVGEVLDVMKSLAEAGMTMVVVTHELGFARQVADQVVFMDGGVVVESGPPENVLDNPQQERTKAFLSKVL
- a CDS encoding ABC transporter substrate-binding protein; translated protein: MNNPTAALRAKPGLSAVVATAALMLAVTACSPTGNASASNPSGDAAAAGTGVPALEVNQAAVDLLPESIKASKVLRVAIPTNEPPTQFYREGTQEMTGTNPDVARLIGEALGVKVDIQVANFDSIIPGLAANRYDMTVSSMTPTEKRMEVLDFVDYMQIGNAIAVPKGNPGGIKDENALCGKKVGLLTGSYQLTVNVPSYDEACAAAGKDAIQRSEFQDTRQAISALTSGRLDTVLADSPILNFAATQNPGIEVARTYEFAPVGVGVPKDSGLVKSVSAALDAVIKSESYTKVLGKYGLETSAITDARVNFAQ